In one window of Ruminococcus albus AD2013 DNA:
- a CDS encoding NAD(P)/FAD-dependent oxidoreductase, whose translation MNYDVVIIGAGPAGMTAAVYARRANKTVLLLEAASFGGQIVNAHSIENYPTAPHISGFDFAMRLYEQATALGAEFVFEKAVSIEDKGEYKQVNTPSASYHAGTVIIATGSDKRKLGVAREDELLGKGVSYCATCDGAFFRGKTVAVAGGTRVALEDALYLADVVEKVYLVHKLNSFRGAEAEYERLKERENVEILLNSDITALKGENALEAIEITAKDGSVRDISASGLFVAVGRVPENQNFSSVIDLDDKGYAVAGENCLTKTEGIYVAGDNRVKEVRQLVTAAADGAVAAMAAVKYLNEKKA comes from the coding sequence ATGAATTACGATGTAGTTATCATAGGTGCAGGTCCTGCGGGCATGACAGCCGCAGTTTATGCAAGACGCGCAAATAAGACAGTGCTTCTGCTTGAAGCTGCAAGCTTCGGAGGACAGATCGTAAATGCTCACAGCATCGAGAATTATCCCACTGCACCCCATATCTCGGGATTTGACTTTGCGATGCGCCTTTACGAGCAGGCAACTGCACTGGGAGCCGAGTTCGTATTTGAAAAGGCTGTAAGCATCGAGGATAAGGGTGAGTACAAGCAGGTCAACACCCCTTCCGCAAGCTACCATGCAGGTACTGTCATAATAGCGACAGGTTCCGATAAGCGCAAACTGGGTGTTGCCCGCGAGGACGAACTTCTCGGCAAGGGTGTAAGCTACTGCGCTACTTGTGACGGTGCTTTCTTCCGCGGTAAAACAGTTGCTGTGGCAGGCGGAACAAGAGTCGCACTTGAGGACGCACTTTATCTCGCTGATGTTGTTGAGAAAGTATACCTTGTGCATAAGCTGAACAGTTTTCGCGGCGCTGAGGCTGAATACGAGCGTCTGAAAGAACGTGAAAATGTTGAGATACTTCTTAACAGCGATATAACTGCACTGAAAGGCGAAAACGCTCTGGAAGCTATCGAGATAACTGCAAAGGACGGCAGTGTGCGTGATATAAGCGCAAGCGGTCTGTTCGTGGCAGTTGGCAGAGTGCCAGAGAACCAGAATTTCTCGTCAGTGATAGACCTTGATGACAAGGGCTATGCAGTTGCGGGCGAAAACTGCCTGACCAAGACCGAGGGCATATACGTCGCAGGCGACAACCGCGTCAAGGAAGTGCGTCAGCTTGTAACAGCCGCCGCAGACGGCGCAGTTGCAGCTATGGCAGCAGTAAAGTACCTCAATGAGAAAAAGGCATAA
- the trxA gene encoding thioredoxin, whose translation MAVIKVTTADFENVVLKSDKLVLVDFNADWCGPCKMLAPVLEEIAAEREDIKVVSVNVDDEGDLAAQFGISSIPCLIAFKDGAETKRSIGFRGKGAIEELLR comes from the coding sequence ATGGCAGTAATTAAGGTAACAACAGCAGATTTTGAAAATGTGGTACTGAAGTCCGACAAACTTGTTCTGGTAGATTTTAACGCTGACTGGTGCGGTCCCTGCAAGATGCTTGCACCCGTGCTGGAAGAGATAGCAGCTGAACGCGAGGATATAAAGGTAGTAAGCGTAAACGTTGATGATGAGGGCGATCTTGCTGCTCAGTTCGGTATATCTTCCATACCCTGCCTTATCGCTTTCAAGGACGGCGCAGAAACAAAGCGCAGCATAGGTTTCCGTGGAAAGGGCGCTATCGAAGAACTTTTGAGGTGA
- a CDS encoding MarR family winged helix-turn-helix transcriptional regulator: MSDKYEAIRLRNQLCFPLYLCAKEVTRKYTPLLEDLDLTYTQYVVMMFLWEQDGCTVHQIGDTLMLDPSTLTPLLKKLESKGYISRTRSETDERSLNIVLTEKGSALKDKALSVPEQMRCCIGLTPEEGAVLGGLIMKILRNIESTEKE; encoded by the coding sequence ATGAGCGATAAATACGAAGCTATACGCCTTAGAAATCAACTTTGCTTCCCGCTGTACCTCTGTGCTAAGGAAGTAACGAGAAAATATACCCCCCTACTGGAAGATCTCGACCTTACCTATACCCAGTACGTGGTGATGATGTTCCTGTGGGAACAGGACGGTTGTACCGTTCATCAGATAGGCGATACGCTTATGCTCGACCCCAGCACTCTCACACCTCTGCTGAAAAAGCTGGAGAGCAAAGGGTATATCTCCCGTACACGCAGTGAAACAGATGAGAGAAGTCTTAATATAGTGCTGACTGAGAAAGGTTCTGCACTGAAAGACAAAGCACTGTCAGTACCTGAGCAGATGAGATGCTGCATAGGTCTGACCCCCGAAGAGGGTGCAGTCCTCGGCGGGCTGATAATGAAAATTCTCAGAAATATTGAAAGTACTGAAAAGGAGTGA